The Lactuca sativa cultivar Salinas chromosome 2, Lsat_Salinas_v11, whole genome shotgun sequence genome includes the window ctggatgatcgtTGAAGtttggagaagaaatttggatgatgaacaatCGAGTAGTAATGAATTTGAATTGttatcaaattatccacagttacGTATCTGTGATTGAAGGATAtcatatcatatttacaagtttgccattGTGTATTTTATGTTAAGGTGCTaattaaatgattggctgagaatgattcccccattcttaatatttttttttctcaattgaaccctcctctctttctctctctctccctctctctctctctctctctatatatatatatatatatatatatatatatatatatatatatatatatatatatatatatacggtatTCAAATTTGGGTATGTGATATAGAGAAACGCAACTGAAATAAAGGTATATTTAACAATATTTTAacacactttttataaaaattaacttTTGGGTCCCAAACTGTGACGAAATCCCGGTTGTCACCTACCTTTCTTCTTTATCGGGTGACCCTCCAAATAATATATCATCTCCAACCTACATTATTTTTAACACCTAAAaatacataccatacaatacttttttaatttatttatataggTTGTCAAAAATACCTTTCAACTTATTAgatttttacttatttatttgcatcttttttataaaaactccataaaatatattatttttaaaactataaccaaattaattatttgtatattattaattataattaggtgttatatatatatatatatatatatatatatatatatatatatatatatatatatatatatatatatatatatataggatggttcacttgagattaaaaaaaaatagagatcttgagatttaaCCTCAGTCACATATTTTGTCATTTGTCGTTTTAATGCTCCATCGTACTTAGGGGTGTCATAAAAAACGAAAACCGAATAACCAAACCGAACCAAATGAAGTTTGGTTCATTTGGTTCGGGTTATTTGGTTTTCGGTTAATTTGGTTTGGTTAACCGAATAAGGATAccttatttggtttggttttggttaaattttcattgttttggttaaaccgaaaaaaccgaatatatatatatatatatatatatatatatatatatatatatatatatatatatcaacattttatatataaatttattgatTAGTTACTAAGATTTCCATGACTTTCTCAATTATTAACCAATAAAAAGTTATAATTGTTTTATATTTTGTATTAAAAAGCAAAAGCAAATTAATCAAATAACTTTTAGTTGTTTCTTTCATTTTCATATACGATTAAAGTTAAATTAACTTATCTCTACAACTtgaatataatattttatatattaatgtAGTTTCTTTGTTTGGTAATAgttaaataagtttttttttcttttagtttaatatttatttttacgtGTTGAATTTTATTCAGTTTAACCGTTAAACTGAACCGAATAAACCATAACCGAATAAACCGAAACCGATTAAACCGGACCTTATTTGGTTTGGTTATGGTTAgatttaaaatgtaaaaaaactGATAAAACCGAACCGTATTAACCGAAAACCAAAAAACCAAACCGATTAACACCCCTAAGCGTACTAGCAGCAACGTGGTATGCCTaatcatatatgtttatatggaagagaggtataatcatatatgattatacatgtttatacgtatatgcctaatcataaatgattatacatatatgtctgatcatagattgagtaatcataaatgattatgatAGTTGGTGGCAGAAAAGATGGTGTTGACAGAAATGGCGGTGGTATAAGTAATGGGGTTACATTGGTGGGGTCGACTGGTGtcagaggtggtggtagtggtggtggcagTGACAGTTATGGTGGTAGTGTTGGTGGCAGTGACAGTTATGGTGGTAGAGATGGTGGCGGAGGAGAAAAGAACGGCTGACGCTgtgtaatcatttatgattacattaGGCTTGCCGTGCCGGTACACCGGAGGGTTAGAGCGGCAAATGTGAAAGACGTGgttgaggttgaatctcaagatctctattttatttttaatctcaacggaacctacctctctctctctctctctctatatatatatatatatatatatatatatatatatatatatatatataacaatatgttttaaatatagttttcttatttatatatatatatatatatatatatatatatatattttatgattAATCATTATCAATTTAATATATGTATGTAATAGTATAATGAATAATTACTATATTTAGGGTATACATATTATGCTTAATTGGTCTCTAACTTTTTGTTGTAACTGAGACCATCATTCTAAGTTGATTTTGGTTCCTAGCTAACTTAAAATGTCCAAGTCACCCTTAATAGATTTTTTATTAGGTATTTTAGTAAGCAAAACTGTTTTAGAAATTTTATGGGTCCCACCCATCACTTTAAATCACACCCATTTTTCCTAATGGGTACCCTCTTTTAGTGTGCTCTCCTAAGATCACCATATTCCCTTTCCTTCCCCGTCTATCACTGGAAATTGCCTTCATTGGAAAAGGCCCCACTCTCACTGTACTCTCTTACAGTACCCTGTTTTTCTCTAGGTCTTTACCGTAGAATTGGTAGATTCAATCTTGTGGCTTCTTCTTGAACAACCTCGCTGGAATGTCGAGTTTTCGGGGAATAAAAATTTCACCCATTTTTCTTGTCCTATCCGTTCGGAACCCCGACTAATAGAAGTCTTGCCTACAAATACGCCCAAAAATCTCACCCATTATTCTTTCTCTCAcactctcccccccccccccccctctttaaCGATAGTGATCCAGAAAAAAAATGGGTTTTAATCTATGAACGAACGGTATCGACGAGCTTTCCGACAAGAAACCAGTTAGCATGGTTTTGATTTGCATGGAGAAACTAGAAGAAATGAGTTACAATGGTAATGTTTTTGGAAGCATAAGTAAGGAGAAATAAGGAAAGTAAATCAATCTTTTTAACTCTTCTCCCTAAATCCGCAATCAATTGATATGTTTTATATAAGCACATAAAGATAAAGACATGGATACAAATGGTTGATGTCATGGAAAATGTTCTTGAGTTAGGTTTTATCAGAGAATAAACTTTGTTTGATAAATATGATTGTATAAGAATGCTAAGAACGATTTGTTTACAAATAATTATGGCTTGATAAATGTGGTTGTGGTTGATAAGGAAAGAGAGTGATTGTGGGacctacttttttttttaatgatagTACTAAAAAAGAAACAGAGTAGGGAAATATAGTCTTTTAATGTTTGGTAGGGACTGAATtcgaaacaaaaaaaaactataagaCGGTCTAAGTTAAAAAAAGGGACCGCCAAAATCaaagggaccattcatgtaatttatcatatatattataAACTAGAATAGAATAAATAGTTATTGTCATGAAAAGCTCATAAAGTTTGACTTTTAGGTTTAAATGGTCACTGAATtaaactttttctttttagaCTATTAAAGTGGGAAATGACTTGTTGATTAGGGGATAATCAACATGTAGAAACAAtttaaaatattgaattattgtgGCGGTCATAGTGGGTGATCGTGTCGATCATAATGGGTAGGGCTCATCGGAGGGTAAATTAGTGCTAATACATAAGATTCTGAGGTGGGTGGATAATGTCTTAATAATAATATGCTAATTATACAAAAAAATGATGATAAGGGTGTTTTGTCATTTTAACttggggataatgacttgaaagggtaacgaactttcgacttttgtcacatttagtcactaaacttttttccgttatctatttgccattgaactattgaaactgttcatattttacccttatgaccggttgttaccggtcataagggtaaaatgtgaacagtttcaatagtttagtggcaaatggataacgaaaaaaagtttagtgactaaatgtaaacaaaatcgaaagttcgtttccctctaaaaagttcaatgactaaatgtgaacgaacttcctattgtattatgttttagcaaattatttatttttgtttaattgtaacaacatttgttgatgaagaaatctatgaaataaaaaaatgaaatgtaacatccggatttccaggtatcataatttaagtatttttcttttgagttaagaagagagactcgacgagttgacgcctcaactcgtcgagtaaggtcgcgactgatgactcggattaatgaatcgactcgacgagtccgcattgttggcagaaaccctaaatctttgggcccgagccatatttaaaggcacttatggccttcaattgcgactacctttcccataagtgagaaccctagcgagcttgagtaTGTAGAGTGAAAGGAAGAgttatcttgagctttttggtgtgatagatctggacccttctaggtccagagagccaagaatatgaagctttagtagagtaaaccttggggttcgaagttaggaagcatttatgggatttttatggtatatatagttattttcatcttacacatagatatgaagtattttatgtaaattacgtgctatgtgtgcatattatttgaatacttgctgtctatgctggatgaacgattttatacatgttttaaaagatttaaacggtatatttattttatatctacaaatatgttgcggatgaaacatgggtagatgaaatagttggtgtgtgatgaaataaaatgatgagagataggtgatgatagaaaggtgatgataattaggtaactcgatgatgatgaatatgtgatgtaggatgaaaggagataccataaccctAACCGACAATGTgacgatgtagtcatctaccagagtatagatggcgaccacagactattctagacaacccagtGGAAACACCGGCAGgaccataacctgtaggtgttgaattacgagttcaggtgatgttgtaactacgtattcatgcgctgatactctaaccccttactatgaattacgagttcagacgatgttgtaactacatatgcatgggatgtcacaaattccgcatgccaaactaatggtcataattcacatcagtgagaatgattcatttttttgtaaaaccaaaatcagattggacattttgattttttattttggaaaatgtcaaaccattggttttttattttggttttggttttttgtttgtttttaaatatattttctgggttctgtttttttttttatttttttttaatttcatagaTTTATTTATCAACAAATGTTactacaatttaacaaaaataaataatttgctaaaacataatacaagagaaagtttgttcacatttagtcattgaactttttagagggaaacgaactttcgattttgttcatatttagttactaatctttttttcgttatctatttgtcattgaactattgaaactgttcacattttacctttatgaccggcaacagccggtcataagggtaaaatgtgaacagttttaatagttcaatgacaaatagataacgaaaaaaagtttagtgactaaatgtgacaaaagtcaaaagttcgttaccctttcaagtcattatcccttttaaCTTGACATGTGATCAAATTCCAAACAAAAACATACAAATTACTTACTACAATGACCATTCTTGTAGTTTTCTTTTTGCCAATAAACAAGAAAACACATGTTTTTTTCGTTGTTAAatgaaattaatatattaattttgaaatattagacCAACTAATAATCATTTGCAACAAATACCATTATTTTGAAACTTTTAACACTCTCTTTTCCTTCTTGGAAAGTGATGCGCCAAAACTAGAGAAATATATGTGGTGTAAATGTAAATATTACATCTTCAAGGGTGGAAACTGACATTATCCTTCAATAAAGCAATCAGTGGGGCTGTTGAAATATTGGGCTTCATCACAATTCGAACTACTTGTTCACAAACACACTTTACAAAACAGCAAAGCATTAGCACAAGCGCATCAAGTAGATCGAGGTACGTTTTTGTTGAAAGATTTTCTCTTTGTTAAAGAATCACCTGTCTTAGTTGTTTTTGTTGTGGATCTGTCGATCCTTGAGTATATATCtggaaaaaaaatgttttcgTGGATTGTTTGTGAATGCTCTACGGATAAATTCAACTAAATGTTTAAATGGATAACTATGTCTCCTCGATTTCCTTCTTTTGATTATTAAACAATGTTTGAGGAATGGTTTGGAGGGATATTTCTATGTAGATATCAGTTCTAGCCCTAATAAATCCCCTATTTTTCGAGGCACGCTGTttcttcctcatctttttcaaTTTTACATGATGGTGAAATTAACAATCTATTCTTGCTTTGAATCAATTTAAAGAAAACAAAGGGACAAGGGAAGACAAACATCATATTCACTGTGAATTTACATACACATTAATTTACCTATTAAATCCTGAAGGCAATTTCTATAATGTTAATTATCTATGAGTTATACATGATATTTGAAAAAAGATAGTTCTGCAAATTAATATTGAAAATATCCATGGATTTTGTATAATGAGTACAACTTTTAACAATTTCATCCCTTTTTTATATCTGTTGCATGGTTTGGTTTGCAGGTCTATGTAAAAGCTAGAATATTGAAAGATGGAGTATGTATCCGCAATCATTAATCCTATTGTTGAATAATTAATGATTCCTGTCAAAAAACAAATCCTATTGTTGAATCATTTATGGTTCCTATCAAAAAACAGCTAGATTATCTATTTTCCTCCACAAAACATGTTAGAAACATGAATATTGAAAGATGGGGTTTGTATCTGCAATCATTAGTCCTATTGTTGAATCATTAATGGTTCCTGTCAAAAAACAGCTAGATTATCTCTTTTCCTCCACAAAACATGTTAGGAGCACGAATATTGAAAGATGGAGTTTGTATCTGCAATCATTAGTCCTATTGTTGAATCATTAATGATTCCTGTCAAAAAACAGCTAGGTTATCTCTTTTCCTCCACAAAACATGTTAGGAGCATGAATATTGAAAGATGGAGTTTGTATCTGCAATCATTAGTCCTATTGTTGAATCATTAATGGTTATTGTCAAAAAACAACTAGATTATCTTTTTTCCTCCACAAAACATGTTAGGAACATGAATACCAGAACGAAGCAACCGGATTGTACCAGTTGTGATGTCAAAAATCACATGGAAACAAACAACATAAGAAATCTGGAGATTCATGTTCGTGCTCGTGTAACAGGGTGGTTAAAAGATGTGGAAAAGATTAAGGAAGATGCTCAAATCATTTTAAGTACAGGGAATGGATGTTTTAACTTGAAAATGAGGTATCAAACAAGAAGGAATACATTCAGGATTAAAGAGGAGATGGGAAGTCTTATTGAAGAAAACAGTAAGATAATTTTGAATGATGCTCAAAAACCTCTTGGAAAAGTTAATTCTCAAAATGCATATGCTTCAACATTGTGGGATGGTGATGCCCAAAATTACTTCAAATTTAGAGAGAAATTTTAAGGATGCACTCAAGTTCCTTCAACAAGATAACACGAGCCAAGTGATAGCCCTATATGGAATGGGAGGTGCGGGGAAAACCACAATGACGGAACAATTGAAAAAGGCTGCAGAAGATAATAAACTGTTTGAGCAAGCTGTTGCAAAAAACATTGGTCAACCTCTAAAAGAAACGAGTATAACAGCAACGGTTGGTCGTATTCATATAAGGTTTGGGAAGATGTTTGAAGGGCAAAAAAAGGTTTTAGTGATATTAGATGGTTTTCTTCCTCTTGCAGTTAAACTCATTGAGTTAAGCTATACCTATTTAAAAGAAGAGGAGGAGAAAAGGATTTTTCTGCCTTGTGGTTTGTTTCCTGATGACTTTTATATTCCAATCGAGGAAATCACAAGAGACTTATCTCCATACATAAGTCTATCTCCATACATAAGCAAGCAAAGATCATGCATTTTTAACACACCCAATGTAATTGCTATCGATCAACAAATTTGCATTTTTAAGATTCTGCACAAATGTTTTTGTCCTGTCTCTCTCATCTCCCACAGCAAAAACATCATTTAACATACGATTGTTAAATGATGTTTCTGTTGTGGGAGATGAAAGAGACATGACAAAAACATGTGTGCAGAATCTTAAAAATGCAAATTTATTGATCGATAGCAATTATATTGGGTGTGTTAAAATGCATGATCTTTGCTTGCTTTTGTGTTGGGTAGAGTTGCTAAAGGTGACCTTTCATGGATAATCAACCACGGTGATATTTCAAAGTGGAGTAGAGCTGAAATGAAAGTCTTGCAAAACAATTTCTATTACTTGCATGGGTATGTGTGAGTTTCCTAGTGACTCTAAGTACCCAAACCTATCACTTTTGAGACTTATGTATGGAGATAAGTCTCTTAGGTTTACTGAAGAGTTTTATGAAAAAATGGAAAATCTTTCAGTTTTAGCATATGAAAAATTTCTCAGTTTTGCTCATTGTGGTAGCAGAAAGTTACCGGCCACAATTGGAAAATTGAAGAAGCTAAAGTTTCTATGTTTGGATAGTCTACCAAAGTTGACAGGTCTTTGCAACACTGCTAATATAATTTAGTTACCACAGCTTGTGGAGTTGATACTTGATGGCTTTCCTGATTTCACTACAAGATTGGAAAAGTAGGCTAGATTTCCCACATTGCTAAGTGTGGAACTCTTTTAAccttcatattattatttttacatatttataggCAAGTTTTTTTGGTTACTTCTCTACACCTATGGGCTTGTGTGTTATATTTAACAGTTGTAacttcatttattattattttattaagatTTAAGAGCGACTACAAATAATCATTTTTACACATTTCCACTAAATGCAAAGATTCTACATATTAGTTCTATTGATCAAATGAGTGATAACTCAAAGCTATTTATGTATGGTAAAGGATAAACCAGGTTACAAATTTGTTTCCTGTGTTTACATTGTTTCATAAAATTTCTTTGCAGTTTAAGTACTTAACCCATGTTTTCTTAGCATTTTTAGTCCTTACGTCAAATTTAACATCTTGCATCGACCCCCACTTGTCCTACAACTTTTTCACTTAAGTTTCACATTTCACTCATCTCGAAAAGTATAAATTCTTTTGGAAACAAGTTTTCTAGTTTTCGATTGAGACACCATGTTGTATGCATTGCATTGTTCTATTTTGGAGGGTGTTGGTTTTGTTAAcaatacaaaatataaaaattctATCATACAAGAAGGGTTGAGTAAAGACTGCTAATAGCAAAAACTAATAAGGAACTTGAGGAAGATTGTGAAATGGGAAAGAGGTGGATGGTGGTGGGCCCTAGAGATAGTTATAAAGATGATTAATAATACAAAATATAAAAAGGCAAAATAGACATTTAATAAGGCTTCAGAATCTTAAATTAACGGTGTGAGTTCCATGAAGCAGGGACtaaaattgaaaaataatttAATGGACCTAAACCAAAAAAACCAGAAAAGCACATaaacacacagaccttccatgaTCTGTTCAAGGTatcatattcttttaatattctattatttctttatttcttttactttatttttctctTTTCCATAAATAACTCCATAAACTAATTCTTCTGAAGTTGGAAAGGCCAAATAATTAACTACATACctaatttttttagtttattcATTTGCATAGATCATTAAAGTGATTTATGATAAGGGTGGTTATAAATTATATCAAATGCGgattttattgtgttttagtTAAATTAACTAAAATGGATGGTGGATTAGACCGGATTGTGAGGGAAAGAAAAAAATTTGATTGATAGATGTACATAAGTCATATCAACTTATTCTTAATTTTTTGTTACGTAATATGAAAATGGAAAAAGTTATTTTATTGATGTCTTTTTTGTTAACGAATTCTTTTCATTGCCTAGTTTGCTAGTTTGGTTTACTAAAATTCGGTTTGTTgtttaaaagaatttttttttctgaCATGAAACCAAAGAATATGAAACTTTACCTAACTATATGTAGTGTGCcaactaaaaatatataaatactaTTATATGTGGCAAAAAATCCCATTCACAAATTTTTTTTTGGTGACAGAAGTGTTCtatttgaaaataataaattgAAGACATTAAACAATCATAGAGTCAAACGTCAAGATTGTCGGTTATGGGAAAATCTTGGCAAGTAAAATTCAGAGtcgaaagtacaatgctataattgtgTGGATATTCAAAGTACAGACAAGTAAAACTCATAGTTATAAATCTAGGTGAAATATTTGTATATTTTATGGTTTATATCATGCTTATATTTGTTTATATCTCATATTTATTGCCTTTTTTAGTTTCAAAGATGAGACTAACCATCATCATGACCACCATGTCCACTTCCAGTGTCATACTTTGATTTTGCACGAGACATGCGTGAAATATATGTTGATTGAGAAGCGGAAGATGACGAGGGTAATTTGGTCATTTGACAAATCTTCTGCATTATCCTGTAGCAGTTGTGTAGATTGAGAAGCGAAAGATAACAGACTCATCACTCGCATGTGACTTTAATGGAGTCCAAACACTAAGATCTGATTTTTCTTTTTTCCTAGACATTTTATCCATTTTTTACCATAAAATCCACCATGAACTTTATCTTGTAAACCATTTGAATCCTTCAAAAGTGGCCCCACATTTTGCAGCCTAGGTGGTCTTCTATCCTTTTCCTGATTCTGTTCCGAAGTATGCTTCCTATGATCCTCCCACTTGCCTCATATTATTGATTCTACAAAAGTTGGCAAACATTACTTTGCTTCAATTGCTCAACCTAAC containing:
- the LOC122196450 gene encoding uncharacterized protein LOC122196450, translating into MMLKNLLEKLILKMHMLQHCGMVMPKITSNLERNFKDALKFLQQDNTSQVIALYGMGGAGKTTMTEQLKKAAEDNKLFEQAVAKNIGQPLKETSITATVGRIHIRFGKMFEGQKKVLVILDGFLPLAVKLIELSYTYLKEEEEKRIFLPCGLFPDDFYIPIEEITRDLSPYISLSPYISKQRSCIFNTPNVIAIDQQICIFKILHKCFCPVSLISHSKNII